In Candidatus Omnitrophota bacterium, one DNA window encodes the following:
- a CDS encoding TraR/DksA C4-type zinc finger protein, translating into MKKPEMEKFKKLLLKKRDELMVDVNHITEDTRKNSQKEASGDLSAYSLHMADMASDNYDREFSLKLASGERNTLLDIDDALKRIKDESYGTCMSCGKKISKKRLTAVPHAKLCMACKRKEEAK; encoded by the coding sequence ATGAAGAAGCCGGAAATGGAAAAATTTAAAAAGTTACTGCTCAAAAAAAGAGATGAGTTGATGGTAGATGTCAACCACATTACCGAAGACACCCGCAAAAACTCGCAAAAAGAAGCCTCGGGGGACCTCTCGGCTTACAGCCTGCATATGGCTGATATGGCATCCGATAATTATGACCGCGAGTTTTCTCTTAAGCTGGCCTCCGGCGAACGCAACACGCTCTTGGATATTGACGATGCCCTAAAGAGAATAAAGGATGAGAGTTACGGTACATGTATGTCGTGCGGCAAGAAGATTTCCAAAAAACGCCTTACGGCAGTTCCGCACGCAAAGCTTTGCATGGCATGCAAGCGGAAGGAAGAGGCGAAATAG
- the ileS gene encoding isoleucine--tRNA ligase, with product MDYKDTINLPNTNFPMKANLPGREPEMLKAWEDMRIYGRIMERRKSAGKKYILHDGPPYSNGDIHMGHALNKILKDIVVKFNTMAGCEVPFIPGWDCHGLPVEHQLMKNLKIEKTDMPQVEFREKARDFALKYVNIQKEEFKRLGIFGDWENPYLTLNPKYEAAIVRSFAKLVEKGYVYKALKPVNWCFKCETALAEAEVEYESHTSVSVFVKFKLKDVDKFKKMADKTPVNEIKKDIYVLIWTTTPWTLLANVAIALSSSMKYVLIQSGDSYLILAEELLDAVSKKAGLRDTKVLASFYGKEAEGLSCAHPFIDRDSKIVLADYVSHEEGSGCVHTAPGHGADDYATGKKYNLPTIMPVDSKGRFDDTAGEFAKMHVFSANEKIIDKLKKIGALLYTEPINHTYPHCWRCKNPIIFRATAQYFINVDHEGLREKSSADIENNVKWLPPAGKERISAMVKARPDWCLSRQRLWGVPITAFYCASCEELILNELLIRHAADIFEKEGSNAWFAKDVKDLLPEGVSCKKCGGTTFTKETDILDVWFESGVSHQAVLKPRNEFPCDLYLEGSDQHRGWFQSSLLSAIAIDGVPPYKMVLTHGFVVDGEGKKMSKSLGNVISPEEVMKKYGADILRIWVASCDYSDDVRLSGVILERLAEAYRKIRNTCRFILGNLSDFDPAKDVVSIEKWSENDKWALGRTLWLLESAEYNFRQFTFHKAFSAIYNFCVVDMSSIYLDVLKDTLYTAGKNSIRRRSAQSCLFEIINILTRVMAPILAYTSDEVWRCIPRHKGEESIHLEDWPDLLSLKTALSRQFSEKDMKLWNEKLLPLRGGVLKELEEARTKGLIGSSLEAKVILYSSEKDWQELLDAKKHILAPLFIVSSAEISKESPECGKAAEGIPVDISVKAADGEKCQRCWNYSATVGSSKEHLTLCAKCMEAVNSPLLNKKG from the coding sequence ATGGATTACAAAGATACCATAAATCTGCCGAATACGAATTTTCCAATGAAAGCGAATCTTCCGGGCCGCGAGCCCGAGATGCTGAAGGCCTGGGAGGATATGCGTATATACGGCCGCATTATGGAAAGAAGAAAGTCCGCCGGCAAAAAATATATCCTTCACGACGGCCCGCCTTACTCTAACGGCGATATACATATGGGCCATGCTCTAAATAAGATCCTGAAGGATATAGTCGTAAAATTTAATACGATGGCGGGATGTGAGGTGCCGTTTATCCCGGGCTGGGATTGTCACGGCCTTCCGGTAGAGCACCAGCTGATGAAGAACTTGAAGATAGAAAAGACTGACATGCCGCAGGTAGAGTTCCGCGAAAAGGCGCGCGATTTCGCGCTTAAATACGTTAATATTCAAAAAGAAGAGTTTAAACGGCTTGGCATATTTGGCGATTGGGAAAATCCTTATCTTACGCTGAATCCTAAATACGAAGCGGCCATAGTGAGGTCATTCGCGAAATTGGTAGAGAAAGGATATGTATATAAGGCATTAAAGCCGGTCAACTGGTGTTTTAAGTGCGAGACTGCCCTTGCCGAGGCGGAAGTGGAATACGAGTCGCACACATCAGTGTCAGTTTTTGTGAAGTTTAAACTTAAAGACGTTGATAAGTTTAAAAAGATGGCTGATAAAACTCCGGTCAACGAGATAAAGAAAGATATATACGTATTGATATGGACTACTACCCCGTGGACGCTCCTCGCCAATGTAGCGATCGCGCTTTCGTCGTCAATGAAGTATGTCCTTATACAAAGCGGAGATAGTTATCTTATACTCGCGGAAGAATTACTTGATGCGGTCAGCAAAAAAGCCGGCCTGCGCGATACTAAAGTGCTCGCTTCATTTTACGGAAAAGAGGCGGAGGGGCTCAGTTGCGCCCACCCGTTTATAGATAGAGATTCAAAAATAGTACTAGCAGATTACGTTTCACACGAAGAAGGCTCGGGCTGCGTACACACCGCTCCCGGACACGGCGCGGATGACTACGCGACCGGGAAAAAATATAACCTGCCTACTATCATGCCGGTAGATTCCAAGGGAAGGTTTGATGATACTGCCGGTGAGTTTGCGAAGATGCATGTCTTTTCAGCAAACGAAAAGATAATAGATAAATTAAAGAAGATAGGCGCACTGCTTTATACCGAGCCGATAAATCACACTTATCCCCATTGCTGGAGATGTAAGAACCCCATCATATTCAGAGCGACTGCGCAATATTTTATAAATGTGGATCACGAAGGGCTGCGAGAGAAATCAAGCGCGGATATTGAGAACAATGTAAAGTGGCTGCCGCCTGCCGGCAAAGAGAGGATATCGGCAATGGTAAAAGCGAGGCCTGATTGGTGCCTTTCGAGGCAAAGATTATGGGGCGTGCCGATCACAGCCTTTTATTGCGCTTCCTGCGAAGAGTTGATTTTAAATGAGTTGCTGATACGCCATGCAGCGGACATATTTGAGAAGGAAGGTTCCAATGCCTGGTTCGCCAAAGACGTCAAAGACCTTCTTCCTGAGGGCGTTTCGTGTAAAAAATGCGGGGGTACCACCTTTACAAAAGAGACGGATATATTGGACGTATGGTTCGAATCCGGCGTTAGCCATCAGGCTGTCCTGAAGCCGCGAAACGAATTTCCCTGCGATCTTTATCTTGAGGGAAGCGACCAACATCGCGGATGGTTTCAATCATCTCTCCTTTCCGCAATAGCCATAGATGGTGTACCGCCGTATAAAATGGTACTTACTCACGGTTTTGTCGTTGACGGCGAGGGGAAGAAGATGTCAAAGTCCCTCGGCAACGTAATATCCCCCGAAGAGGTGATGAAAAAATACGGCGCTGACATACTGCGTATATGGGTTGCCTCGTGCGATTATAGCGATGATGTCCGCCTGTCCGGCGTAATATTGGAGCGCCTGGCGGAGGCATATAGGAAGATAAGGAATACCTGCAGGTTTATATTGGGAAATCTAAGCGATTTTGATCCTGCAAAAGATGTCGTCTCGATAGAAAAATGGTCCGAGAACGACAAATGGGCGCTCGGGAGGACATTGTGGCTCTTGGAATCGGCCGAATACAATTTTAGGCAATTTACGTTTCATAAAGCGTTCAGCGCTATTTACAATTTCTGCGTAGTGGACATGTCATCCATATATCTTGATGTTTTGAAAGATACTTTATATACTGCGGGGAAGAATTCAATTAGAAGGCGCAGCGCCCAGAGCTGCCTTTTTGAAATAATAAATATCCTTACGAGGGTCATGGCGCCTATCCTGGCATATACTTCTGATGAAGTCTGGAGATGTATCCCACGCCATAAAGGGGAGGAAAGTATTCATCTTGAAGATTGGCCGGATCTCTTATCTCTGAAGACGGCGCTGAGTCGCCAATTCAGCGAAAAAGATATGAAATTATGGAATGAAAAATTACTGCCGTTAAGAGGAGGTGTTTTAAAAGAGCTTGAGGAAGCAAGGACTAAAGGCCTTATAGGCAGTTCCCTTGAGGCTAAGGTCATTTTGTATAGCAGTGAAAAAGACTGGCAAGAGCTTTTAGATGCGAAGAAACATATTCTTGCTCCGCTTTTTATAGTTTCTTCAGCTGAGATCTCAAAAGAATCCCCCGAATGCGGAAAGGCCGCCGAGGGTATTCCGGTAGATATTTCGGTTAAAGCGGCGGACGGCGAAAAATGCCAAAGATGCTGGAATTACTCCGCGACAGTCGGTTCGAGCAAGGAACATCTCACTCTTTGCGCCAAATGCATGGAGGCGGTGAATAGCCCGCTTCTAAATAAGAAAGGATAA
- a CDS encoding YggS family pyridoxal phosphate-dependent enzyme, with the protein MIKDNLNSVCERIKQAALRSGRRAEDIVLVCVVKEADTEDVREAAANGVTDIGENTVQAALSKYESLGDAANLRWHFIGHLQTNKAKSAVKVFDLIHSVDSVYLAEEIQKEAQKIDKVQSILLQFNVSGEETKYGLRPEAAKDVLFAISGMKNIALEGLMAIAPYSEDAESSRRYFKQLRGLGDALAGFNSENISLKHLSMGMSGDFEVAIEEGADIVRIGSAIFSAKGGKGK; encoded by the coding sequence ATGATTAAGGATAATCTTAACAGCGTCTGTGAAAGAATCAAGCAAGCGGCTTTGCGTTCTGGCCGAAGAGCCGAGGATATCGTATTGGTTTGCGTTGTTAAAGAGGCGGATACGGAAGACGTGCGCGAAGCAGCCGCGAACGGCGTTACCGATATAGGCGAAAATACTGTCCAGGCCGCTTTATCAAAATATGAATCGCTCGGCGATGCGGCAAATCTGCGCTGGCACTTCATAGGCCATCTTCAGACAAATAAAGCAAAATCCGCCGTAAAGGTATTCGACCTCATCCATTCTGTAGACAGCGTTTATCTGGCAGAAGAGATACAGAAAGAAGCCCAGAAGATAGATAAGGTGCAGAGCATACTGTTACAGTTCAATGTATCCGGCGAAGAAACGAAATATGGCCTACGGCCGGAAGCCGCTAAAGATGTTTTGTTTGCAATCAGCGGCATGAAGAACATAGCGCTTGAGGGCTTGATGGCTATAGCGCCTTATTCCGAAGATGCGGAAAGTTCGAGGCGGTATTTTAAGCAGTTGAGGGGTCTCGGTGACGCGTTAGCCGGATTCAATTCCGAGAACATTTCTCTCAAGCACCTTTCAATGGGGATGTCCGGCGATTTTGAGGTCGCCATCGAAGAAGGCGCTGATATTGTACGAATCGGCTCAGCCATATTCTCCGCCAAAGGCGGAAAAGGAAAATGA
- the mtnP gene encoding S-methyl-5'-thioadenosine phosphorylase has translation MSKIGIIGGSGLYDIEGIKNKKMKKLSTPFGEPSDEYMLGELEGKEVVFLPRHNRSHSVLPTDLNYRANIYGMKKLGVERIISISAVGSLRENLKPLDMVVPDQFVDRTNQARRSTFFGDGIVAHVSFADPVCRNLCDVVYNAGKKCGAAVHKGGTYINMEGPPFSTRAESILYRSWGMDIIGMTNMAEAKLAREAEMCFATLAMVTDYDCWYAKGHEDVNMDMVINNMKKNVEMAKAIIKKIVSDMPEARECECGSSLKHAIVTPNDIIPADTKAKLDIIIGKYIK, from the coding sequence ATGTCAAAAATAGGCATTATAGGCGGCAGCGGCTTATATGACATAGAAGGCATCAAAAATAAGAAGATGAAGAAGCTTTCCACGCCCTTCGGAGAGCCGTCAGATGAGTATATGCTGGGAGAATTAGAGGGAAAGGAAGTCGTCTTTCTGCCGAGGCATAATAGGAGCCATAGCGTGCTTCCCACCGATCTCAATTACCGCGCGAATATATATGGGATGAAGAAACTGGGCGTAGAAAGGATAATATCCATAAGCGCTGTCGGGAGCCTCAGGGAGAACCTGAAACCGCTTGATATGGTAGTGCCCGACCAGTTTGTGGACAGGACCAATCAGGCGAGGCGTTCTACCTTTTTTGGGGACGGAATAGTAGCCCATGTATCGTTCGCGGATCCCGTCTGCCGCAATTTATGCGATGTCGTGTATAACGCGGGAAAAAAATGCGGCGCCGCTGTACATAAGGGCGGCACTTATATCAATATGGAAGGCCCGCCGTTTTCTACCCGGGCAGAATCGATTCTCTATAGAAGTTGGGGTATGGATATAATAGGTATGACGAATATGGCCGAGGCCAAACTTGCCAGAGAAGCGGAGATGTGTTTCGCGACGCTTGCCATGGTAACGGATTATGATTGCTGGTACGCCAAAGGCCACGAAGACGTGAACATGGACATGGTAATAAATAATATGAAGAAGAACGTTGAGATGGCAAAGGCTATCATAAAAAAGATAGTGAGCGATATGCCGGAGGCCCGGGAGTGCGAATGCGGATCAAGCCTTAAACACGCCATAGTAACGCCTAATGATATAATTCCGGCCGATACGAAGGCGAAACTGGATATAATCATAGGGAAGTATATAAAATAA
- a CDS encoding prolipoprotein diacylglyceryl transferase — protein MHPILFQIGNFKIYSYGVMVALGFLAAVYLTAEEAKRRGIKRENILDIYLYAIIFGIIGARALHVILEMDYYFKYPLEVIMINHGGLAFQGGLIAGISAACFVISRRRLPLLKTADMMVPYVALAQSIGRIGCFLNGCCYGVASDSFFAVAFSGQGECEHPVQVYLSVCFLAIFVILKKIYENNKIDGVVFALYLAMFSIVSFFVDFLRGDLAVVFLNFRVSQIISLAILIISLIMLVSLKWKTIRSR, from the coding sequence ATGCACCCGATATTATTCCAAATAGGTAATTTTAAAATCTATTCCTACGGCGTAATGGTCGCCTTGGGGTTTTTGGCAGCGGTCTATCTGACGGCCGAAGAAGCAAAAAGAAGAGGTATAAAGCGGGAAAACATTTTAGATATATACCTTTACGCCATTATCTTTGGCATCATAGGCGCAAGAGCGCTCCATGTCATTTTAGAAATGGATTATTATTTCAAGTACCCGCTTGAAGTGATAATGATAAATCACGGAGGCCTCGCGTTTCAGGGCGGCCTGATTGCGGGTATTTCGGCGGCGTGCTTTGTTATATCAAGAAGACGCCTTCCTTTATTAAAGACGGCGGACATGATGGTGCCTTATGTTGCCCTGGCGCAGTCCATAGGCAGAATAGGATGCTTCCTAAACGGCTGTTGCTATGGGGTGGCCTCCGATTCTTTTTTTGCCGTAGCTTTTTCCGGCCAGGGCGAGTGCGAGCATCCGGTGCAGGTTTACCTTTCTGTGTGCTTTCTCGCCATATTTGTAATACTGAAAAAAATCTATGAAAATAACAAAATAGACGGCGTAGTTTTTGCGCTTTATCTGGCAATGTTTTCGATCGTAAGTTTCTTTGTGGATTTTTTAAGGGGCGATCTCGCCGTAGTATTTCTTAACTTCAGGGTATCGCAGATTATTTCGCTGGCGATATTAATCATTTCACTAATAATGCTGGTTTCTTTAAAATGGAAAACTATACGTTCGCGGTAG
- a CDS encoding YggT family protein: protein MFILGNFFIAVAKVLDIIIPLAYWLIVIRAVLSWFSPDPYNFLVQLLYKTTEPILTPFRRIMPAYSVGLDISPILAILALVFLRYFLVTTLYQLGRHFGGM from the coding sequence ATGTTTATACTGGGAAATTTTTTTATAGCGGTTGCAAAGGTTTTGGACATAATAATTCCACTTGCCTACTGGCTTATCGTAATAAGGGCTGTTTTGAGCTGGTTTAGCCCTGATCCCTATAATTTCCTTGTGCAGCTTTTATACAAGACTACAGAACCGATTTTGACGCCGTTTCGGCGCATAATGCCTGCTTACAGTGTCGGGCTGGATATATCGCCTATTTTAGCTATTTTGGCTTTGGTATTTTTGCGATATTTTCTTGTGACGACGCTATATCAGCTTGGCCGGCATTTTGGTGGTATGTGA
- a CDS encoding pyrroline-5-carboxylate reductase, with amino-acid sequence MERERKIGILGCGNMGEAIAKGTIFSGLVNAGSLYLYDIDKDKARHVGECLDANISNSSEELCNECSVIVLAVKPQDVEEVLKEVNHAINPSKLLVSIAAGFTINKIKKFINDKVGVIRVMPNMALSVNASASAICRDDCVTTEDMKFVKTLFTATGEVVEVEEKFMDAVTAISGSGPAYFFYLTEILERCAIEMGIEKEKAKLLAVKTALGSALLLADSDSQAESLRKRVTSKGGTTEAAFKYFAEKGLENILKGGIEAARKRAKELSEG; translated from the coding sequence ATGGAAAGAGAAAGAAAGATAGGCATATTGGGTTGCGGCAATATGGGCGAGGCTATTGCCAAAGGCACTATATTTTCCGGCCTTGTAAATGCGGGGAGCCTTTATTTATATGATATTGACAAAGATAAAGCGAGGCATGTCGGCGAATGTCTGGATGCCAATATCTCAAATTCTTCTGAAGAGCTGTGCAATGAATGCAGTGTCATTGTCCTTGCGGTAAAACCGCAGGATGTGGAAGAGGTATTGAAAGAGGTCAACCACGCTATAAACCCTTCGAAGCTATTGGTGTCTATAGCAGCCGGTTTTACCATTAATAAGATAAAGAAATTTATTAACGATAAGGTGGGGGTTATCCGCGTTATGCCCAATATGGCTCTTTCTGTCAATGCCAGCGCCTCCGCCATATGCCGCGATGATTGCGTTACAACGGAAGATATGAAATTCGTCAAAACGCTTTTTACGGCTACAGGCGAAGTTGTAGAGGTAGAGGAAAAGTTTATGGACGCGGTTACGGCCATTTCAGGCAGCGGCCCCGCCTACTTTTTCTATCTGACAGAGATACTTGAGCGCTGCGCAATAGAGATGGGCATAGAGAAAGAGAAAGCGAAATTGCTCGCTGTTAAGACTGCGCTCGGGAGCGCACTTTTGCTTGCCGACAGCGATTCACAGGCGGAATCGCTTAGGAAGCGCGTTACCTCAAAAGGCGGGACTACCGAGGCGGCATTTAAATATTTCGCCGAAAAAGGCTTGGAAAATATACTTAAAGGCGGCATAGAAGCGGCGCGAAAACGCGCCAAGGAATTGAGTGAGGGCTGA
- a CDS encoding RluA family pseudouridine synthase: protein MENYTFAVDLGGAGARLDKYLVERFPKFMSRTHIQRLITDKKVLVNGSPRNNHYKLEKGDFIEVEVPKARKLDIKAENIPLKIIYEDARLMVVDKPAGMVTHPAPGNYTGTLVNALLNHTKNLSFSSEMKPGIVHRLDKDTSGLMIVAKDESSHAFLARQFNKRTTDKRYTAVVEGVVELDNGIISEPIGRHPRDRKKMSVRLSESRQAVTRYKVLERFMNSSLLEVRPETGRTHQIRVHMAYIGHPIIGDATYGSKKSGDLMGRQALHASSISVFHPDTKEVMKFESKLPEDMKKLIVKLRMK from the coding sequence ATGGAAAACTATACGTTCGCGGTAGATCTTGGCGGCGCCGGCGCGAGACTGGATAAGTATCTGGTTGAACGCTTTCCGAAATTTATGTCCAGGACGCACATACAGCGGCTCATAACCGATAAAAAAGTCCTTGTAAACGGGAGTCCCAGGAATAACCATTACAAGTTGGAAAAAGGTGATTTTATAGAAGTGGAAGTGCCTAAAGCGCGGAAACTAGATATAAAAGCCGAAAATATCCCGCTCAAGATCATATATGAAGACGCGAGATTGATGGTCGTGGATAAGCCCGCGGGCATGGTGACCCATCCGGCGCCGGGAAATTATACGGGCACGCTGGTAAACGCGCTTTTGAATCATACTAAAAATCTTTCATTTTCATCGGAGATGAAGCCGGGCATCGTCCACAGGCTCGACAAGGATACGTCGGGGCTTATGATAGTGGCGAAAGACGAGTCGTCTCATGCGTTTTTAGCCAGACAATTCAATAAGCGTACCACCGATAAGAGGTATACGGCAGTTGTGGAAGGCGTGGTGGAGCTTGATAACGGCATAATATCTGAGCCGATAGGCCGCCACCCGCGCGACAGAAAAAAAATGTCCGTGAGATTATCGGAGTCGAGGCAGGCAGTTACGCGATACAAAGTTTTGGAGCGTTTTATGAATAGCAGCCTTTTAGAGGTGAGGCCAGAGACCGGCAGGACTCATCAGATACGCGTCCACATGGCATATATAGGCCATCCTATTATTGGCGATGCTACCTACGGCTCAAAAAAATCCGGCGATCTAATGGGCCGCCAGGCGCTTCACGCATCCAGCATATCGGTTTTTCATCCGGATACAAAGGAAGTAATGAAATTTGAGTCGAAGCTGCCTGAAGATATGAAAAAGTTGATTGTAAAATTAAGAATGAAGTAG
- the lspA gene encoding signal peptidase II — translation MKLRAALIAGLLVAVDQLTKFWASMHLELNNTRPLLKNVLHLTLVRNSGAAFGFFKERAAVFIFISVVAILLILFYAKRFERNYRFARTGLLLILAGTIGNLIDRIRFGYVVDFIDLRIWPVFNFADIFISLGGLLLICHILVFGRDKQHIKP, via the coding sequence GTGAAGTTACGCGCCGCCTTAATAGCCGGCCTTTTGGTGGCAGTTGACCAACTGACTAAATTTTGGGCATCGATGCACTTGGAGTTGAATAATACCCGACCGCTTCTTAAAAACGTACTTCACCTTACTTTAGTGCGTAACAGCGGCGCCGCCTTCGGTTTTTTTAAAGAGAGGGCCGCTGTATTTATCTTCATCTCAGTTGTTGCTATACTTCTCATACTTTTTTATGCAAAAAGATTTGAGCGCAATTATCGTTTCGCGCGGACAGGGCTGCTTTTAATACTTGCAGGTACCATAGGGAATCTGATAGACAGAATCAGGTTCGGATATGTTGTCGATTTTATAGATTTGAGGATCTGGCCGGTCTTTAATTTTGCCGACATATTTATATCACTAGGCGGATTGCTCTTGATATGTCATATTCTGGTATTCGGCAGGGACAAGCAGCATATTAAACCCTAA